A region from the Halomarina litorea genome encodes:
- a CDS encoding DUF790 family protein — MLTKDLLRVSRAGGGYRPQFTDERDRPLAARVLGVFQGHVGEPRATLDDALATLEGEAEDFKLVRGFAKLLEREAVFETRAAVPPERARDVVFRAAADRNAVTGTERATVLEEAASTLGVTPPELESSLYADLEEREVMTAFDPRWGPADLCAQYDLSLAQTALFDAVEVRVRSSDPKRLISAVKRLRLMYEVRATDEGRVVVVTGPDALFARSRRYGTRFARLLRTVAKTAEWSLEATIDDRGRERTLSLSHEDVAVPDADPVTEMTFDSGVEADFAGRFQSLDLDWTLVREPEPLAAGAHVVIPDFALDWAHGDFRVFFEVMGFWTPEYVEKKLSRLADLEDVELLVAVDRSLGVGEDIEALDHRAIPYTGTVRVKDVRDALRRYEAELVAASAEGLPDELVPDDDVVTIEALAADYGVSEDAIEGKRFPDHERVGRTLVRPAVLAALAEEVEAGMSLAAAERALDEAGIDEVSATLSRLGFRVEWAGLSSGTVRRKE, encoded by the coding sequence GTGCTGACCAAGGACCTCCTCCGCGTCTCGCGGGCGGGTGGCGGCTACCGGCCACAGTTCACCGACGAGCGTGACCGCCCGCTGGCCGCGCGCGTCCTCGGCGTCTTCCAGGGGCACGTGGGTGAGCCGCGCGCCACGCTCGACGACGCACTCGCGACGCTCGAAGGGGAGGCCGAGGACTTCAAGCTCGTCCGGGGGTTCGCGAAGCTCCTCGAACGCGAGGCCGTCTTCGAGACGCGGGCGGCGGTCCCGCCCGAACGCGCCCGCGACGTGGTGTTCCGCGCGGCAGCCGACCGGAACGCCGTCACCGGGACGGAGCGCGCCACCGTCCTCGAGGAGGCGGCGTCGACGCTCGGCGTCACGCCCCCAGAACTCGAATCGTCGCTCTACGCCGACCTGGAGGAACGCGAGGTGATGACGGCGTTCGACCCGCGGTGGGGACCGGCGGACCTCTGTGCGCAGTACGACCTCTCGCTGGCGCAGACGGCGCTGTTCGACGCGGTCGAGGTCCGCGTGCGCTCGTCGGACCCGAAACGGCTCATCTCGGCGGTCAAGCGCCTCCGTCTGATGTACGAGGTCCGGGCGACCGACGAGGGGCGGGTGGTCGTCGTGACGGGGCCGGACGCGCTGTTCGCCCGCTCGCGGCGCTACGGGACCCGCTTCGCCCGCCTCCTGCGGACCGTCGCGAAGACCGCCGAGTGGTCGCTGGAGGCGACCATCGACGACCGGGGGCGCGAGCGGACCCTCTCGCTCTCGCACGAGGACGTGGCCGTCCCCGACGCCGACCCCGTGACCGAGATGACGTTCGACAGCGGGGTGGAGGCGGACTTCGCGGGGCGCTTCCAGTCGCTCGACCTCGACTGGACGCTCGTGCGCGAACCGGAGCCGCTGGCCGCGGGCGCACACGTCGTCATCCCGGATTTCGCGCTCGACTGGGCGCACGGCGACTTCCGCGTCTTCTTCGAGGTGATGGGCTTCTGGACGCCCGAGTACGTCGAGAAGAAGCTCTCGCGGCTGGCCGACCTCGAGGACGTGGAACTGCTCGTCGCCGTCGACCGGTCGCTCGGCGTCGGTGAGGACATCGAGGCGCTCGACCACCGCGCCATCCCGTACACGGGAACGGTCCGCGTGAAGGACGTCCGCGACGCGCTGCGGCGCTACGAGGCCGAACTGGTCGCGGCGAGCGCCGAGGGTCTCCCCGACGAACTCGTCCCGGACGACGACGTGGTCACTATCGAGGCCCTCGCCGCCGACTACGGCGTCAGCGAGGACGCCATCGAGGGGAAGCGCTTCCCCGACCACGAGCGGGTGGGCCGGACGCTCGTCCGTCCCGCGGTGCTGGCGGCGCTGGCCGAGGAGGTCGAGGCGGGGATGTCACTCGCGGCGGCCGAGCGCGCCCTCGACGAGGCCGGCATCGACGAGGTGAGCGCGACGCTCTCGCGGCTCGGTTTCCGCGTGGAGTGGGCGGGGCTGAGCAGCGGCACCGTGCGACGAAAGGAGTAG
- a CDS encoding multicopper oxidase domain-containing protein — protein sequence MSNDEYVPDGGDRTASGTTYGRRPFLKGAGTLAAAGAFLGGFVTEGGATTAADAQVPDRTPDRTYDVSAISLNIPFSQTGLHQPNGAMFVLDENKEDVRAVEDLEAGSDPRTRLIEPLVVRANEGEVVEIRLTNELDQHVSMHQTGLPYDVQTSDGMAVGFNEDTTVAPGETISYQWHANRLGTFFFHDGATSPYDSMPDGNPGNINGFARGLFGAMVVEPEEAEWTDPRNGEPLPSGTRANILLDDDDEAQPGIDHREFVVFYHDPQGVVTEDGGHFNYPGTDEEQHVHGINYRAATTGGRFDEDDPDLKDDADPVTFYSSWVHGDPGGGDTVFEAYTGDPTKFVAVGAQLEENHVHHIHGHRWQEGQFPEGGEETDTIDAQTIGPGATYEAYLTAAYGDDSSYPDRDFEEAFDIGAGGTHQAPGDYLFHCHLFPHYGEGMNAIFRVNDKVKDDLVELPNNRADDDDDDNLYPADSDRPSWQELVGTTIDEEGEAPAKPPGQGREPTAEEEEHLTPLVDGAPYVDPCIEEEVKRTVEYETVALFSNIVYNDSGDHDPDGRIFMAKSAKITEHREDGDVVVLDQDYSEDVQKVRDGEMNPEPLVLRANVGDCIEVTLTNELPQDASHHIHFVSYDPLGSDSTMVGYNYDSGTDPGESRTYRWFADEEGTIFMHDHMVGVEFGQHGTFSTLLVEPEGSEWLDPYSGEPMTTGAQAMIDPPEAEAFREQALIYHDFAPLKDRDGNFVNNNRQHAENAGVMAINYRNSPYFHRDDADPAYVFSSARHGDPETPVLEAYDGDPIRIRLVQGAWEEQHNFSMHGLRLDRQGLTDAGSTAQIIGTSEAFTLGTVASRIPQDLSENENDEVLTDPNLDVLMQDTGGPMPNPNGLPVTDFLYGSTIDEDLWTGMWGITRVWGDSVSHLQPLPGNAPPPGRITDLQLRQMGHPAPFADFSRARYGQKAKLYYAEDDDRTFPADKDARQNNSVGRVPPKAPSPGWPCEDDVPIRTYDVCALRTDIQYNEYGDHDPDGIVYALESDVNAIRYGGKNPEPLIIRANEGDCIELTLKNRIEPPEDDHFQADLIVGKPETVLGEDLMDFYGPEGRLARYAHGTTDDGVVRQNVSWIADREKRRCISSSEITTDLEEQTASVEVTIAEDCEGEIELSFAMYRKPSAPAQFDAEAHQHLVDAETRTLGPGTHTFTVDLPEPTHPLPRANAPWEESLRMSMHPHKLRYDAQGSDGATVGFNYDQTVAPGEEITYRWYADDEFGSLVLWDMADTRSHWHHGAFGKLIVEPEGSAYLNPETGGKLRQGAGDSAMIVSPERTFREFALLMSDGMDIINPTGECVVPIGEEDLVVEDGGEDGGELGEEVEDGEGINVVNDQEDPDGGDGDEHGQGHPNHQPCNQIGDPEDHGYVATNYRSEPFRYRLEDDDRIHKVYSSDVHGDPNTPVFKALQGEPVVFRASQAGTKARGISLHLSDHHWPRYMDTENPPVVGVDDRFIPGRSIDLYIEGGAGGTANSAGDFLYREMKEDRRTEGGLWGIFRVLVGGSDPTVKPLPEDVGASTAAD from the coding sequence GTGAGTAACGACGAGTACGTCCCCGACGGTGGGGACCGGACTGCGAGTGGAACAACGTACGGCCGTCGACCCTTCCTGAAGGGTGCGGGGACGCTGGCCGCCGCGGGCGCGTTCTTGGGTGGTTTCGTCACCGAGGGCGGCGCGACGACTGCGGCCGACGCGCAGGTCCCGGACCGGACGCCCGACAGGACCTACGACGTCAGCGCCATCAGCCTGAACATCCCGTTCAGTCAGACCGGCCTGCACCAGCCCAACGGCGCGATGTTCGTCCTCGACGAGAACAAGGAGGACGTCCGCGCGGTCGAGGACCTCGAAGCGGGGAGCGACCCGCGGACCCGCCTCATCGAACCGCTGGTCGTCCGCGCGAACGAGGGCGAGGTCGTCGAGATTCGGCTGACGAACGAACTCGACCAGCACGTCTCGATGCACCAGACGGGCCTGCCCTACGACGTGCAGACGTCCGACGGGATGGCCGTCGGGTTCAACGAGGACACGACCGTCGCGCCCGGCGAGACCATCAGCTACCAGTGGCACGCCAACCGCCTCGGGACGTTCTTCTTCCACGACGGCGCGACGTCGCCGTACGACTCGATGCCGGACGGCAACCCCGGCAATATCAACGGCTTCGCCCGCGGCCTGTTCGGCGCGATGGTCGTCGAACCCGAGGAGGCCGAGTGGACCGACCCCCGAAACGGCGAGCCCCTGCCGAGCGGGACGCGCGCGAACATCCTCCTCGACGACGACGACGAGGCACAACCCGGCATCGACCACCGCGAGTTCGTCGTCTTCTACCACGACCCGCAGGGCGTGGTGACCGAAGACGGCGGGCACTTCAACTACCCGGGGACCGACGAGGAACAGCACGTCCACGGCATCAACTACCGGGCGGCGACGACCGGCGGGCGCTTCGACGAGGACGACCCCGACCTGAAAGACGACGCCGACCCGGTGACGTTCTACAGTTCGTGGGTCCACGGCGACCCGGGCGGCGGCGACACCGTCTTCGAGGCGTACACCGGCGACCCGACGAAGTTCGTCGCCGTCGGTGCCCAGCTAGAGGAGAACCACGTCCACCACATCCACGGTCACCGCTGGCAGGAGGGCCAGTTCCCGGAGGGTGGTGAGGAGACCGACACCATCGACGCCCAGACCATCGGTCCGGGCGCGACCTACGAGGCGTACCTGACGGCCGCCTACGGTGACGACAGCTCCTACCCCGACCGCGACTTCGAGGAGGCGTTCGACATCGGCGCCGGCGGCACCCACCAGGCCCCCGGCGATTACTTGTTCCACTGCCACCTCTTCCCGCACTACGGCGAGGGGATGAACGCCATCTTCCGCGTCAACGACAAGGTGAAAGACGACCTCGTCGAACTCCCGAACAACCGGGCGGACGACGACGACGACGACAACCTCTACCCGGCCGACTCGGACCGACCCAGCTGGCAGGAACTCGTCGGGACGACCATCGACGAGGAGGGCGAGGCACCCGCCAAACCCCCCGGACAGGGCCGCGAACCCACCGCCGAGGAGGAAGAGCACCTGACGCCGCTGGTCGACGGGGCGCCCTACGTCGACCCGTGCATCGAGGAGGAGGTCAAGCGGACCGTCGAGTACGAGACGGTCGCGCTGTTCTCGAACATCGTCTACAACGACTCGGGCGACCACGACCCCGACGGCCGCATCTTCATGGCCAAGTCCGCGAAGATAACGGAGCACCGCGAGGACGGCGACGTGGTCGTCCTCGACCAGGACTACTCCGAGGACGTCCAGAAGGTGCGCGACGGGGAGATGAACCCCGAACCGCTCGTCCTGCGGGCGAACGTCGGTGACTGCATCGAGGTCACGCTGACGAACGAACTCCCCCAGGACGCCTCGCACCACATCCACTTCGTCTCCTACGACCCGCTCGGGTCGGACTCGACGATGGTCGGCTACAACTACGACAGCGGGACGGATCCCGGCGAGTCGCGCACCTACCGCTGGTTCGCCGACGAGGAGGGCACCATCTTCATGCACGACCACATGGTCGGCGTCGAGTTCGGCCAGCACGGGACGTTCTCGACGTTGCTCGTCGAACCGGAGGGGTCGGAGTGGCTCGACCCCTACTCCGGCGAACCGATGACCACGGGCGCGCAGGCGATGATCGACCCGCCCGAAGCCGAGGCGTTCCGCGAGCAAGCGCTCATCTACCACGACTTCGCGCCGCTGAAGGACCGCGACGGCAACTTCGTCAACAACAACCGCCAGCACGCCGAGAACGCGGGGGTCATGGCCATCAACTACCGGAACAGCCCGTACTTCCACCGCGACGATGCGGACCCGGCGTACGTGTTCAGTTCCGCGCGCCACGGCGACCCGGAGACGCCCGTCCTCGAGGCCTACGACGGCGACCCCATCCGCATCCGCCTCGTACAGGGCGCCTGGGAGGAACAGCACAACTTCTCGATGCACGGCCTGCGCCTCGACCGCCAAGGGCTGACCGACGCGGGGTCGACGGCACAGATCATCGGCACCTCCGAGGCGTTCACCCTCGGGACCGTCGCCTCGCGCATCCCGCAGGACCTGAGCGAGAACGAGAACGACGAGGTGCTCACGGACCCGAACCTCGACGTCCTCATGCAGGACACCGGCGGGCCGATGCCCAACCCGAACGGCCTGCCCGTCACCGACTTCCTGTACGGGTCGACCATCGACGAGGACCTCTGGACCGGCATGTGGGGCATCACCCGCGTGTGGGGCGACTCGGTCAGTCACCTCCAGCCGCTGCCCGGCAACGCCCCGCCGCCGGGGCGGATCACGGACCTCCAGCTCCGCCAGATGGGCCACCCGGCCCCATTCGCAGACTTCTCGAGGGCGCGCTACGGCCAGAAGGCGAAACTGTACTATGCCGAGGACGACGACAGGACGTTCCCGGCGGACAAGGACGCCCGGCAGAACAACAGCGTCGGACGGGTGCCCCCGAAGGCACCCAGCCCGGGGTGGCCGTGCGAGGACGACGTGCCCATCCGGACGTACGACGTCTGTGCGCTCCGGACCGACATCCAGTACAACGAGTACGGCGACCACGACCCAGACGGCATCGTCTACGCCCTCGAGAGCGACGTCAACGCCATCAGGTACGGCGGGAAGAACCCCGAACCGCTCATCATCCGGGCCAACGAGGGCGACTGCATCGAGCTGACTCTCAAGAACCGCATCGAGCCCCCGGAGGACGACCACTTCCAGGCGGACCTCATCGTCGGGAAGCCCGAGACGGTCCTCGGCGAGGACCTGATGGACTTCTACGGTCCCGAGGGCCGCCTCGCGCGGTACGCCCACGGGACGACCGACGACGGCGTCGTCAGGCAGAACGTCAGCTGGATCGCGGACCGCGAGAAGCGCCGGTGCATCTCCTCCAGCGAGATCACGACGGACCTCGAAGAACAGACCGCGTCGGTCGAGGTGACCATCGCCGAGGACTGCGAGGGGGAGATCGAACTCTCCTTCGCGATGTACCGCAAGCCCTCCGCGCCCGCGCAGTTCGACGCCGAGGCCCACCAGCACCTCGTCGACGCGGAGACGCGGACGCTCGGGCCGGGTACCCACACGTTCACCGTGGACCTGCCCGAACCGACCCACCCCCTCCCGCGCGCCAACGCCCCGTGGGAGGAGTCGCTGCGGATGTCGATGCACCCCCACAAGCTGCGCTACGACGCACAGGGGAGCGACGGCGCGACGGTCGGGTTCAACTACGACCAGACGGTCGCGCCCGGCGAGGAGATCACCTACCGCTGGTACGCCGACGACGAGTTCGGCTCGCTCGTGCTCTGGGACATGGCCGACACCCGGAGCCACTGGCACCACGGCGCGTTCGGGAAGCTCATCGTCGAGCCCGAGGGCTCGGCGTACCTGAACCCGGAGACCGGCGGCAAACTCCGACAGGGGGCGGGCGACTCCGCGATGATCGTCTCCCCCGAGCGGACCTTCCGGGAGTTCGCGCTCCTGATGAGCGACGGGATGGACATCATCAACCCCACCGGCGAGTGCGTCGTCCCCATCGGCGAGGAGGACCTCGTCGTCGAGGACGGCGGCGAAGACGGCGGGGAACTCGGTGAGGAAGTCGAGGACGGCGAGGGAATCAACGTCGTCAACGACCAGGAGGACCCCGACGGAGGGGACGGTGACGAACACGGGCAGGGTCACCCCAACCACCAGCCGTGCAACCAGATCGGCGACCCCGAGGACCACGGCTACGTGGCGACGAACTACCGCTCGGAGCCATTCCGCTACCGCCTCGAGGACGACGACCGCATCCACAAGGTGTACAGCTCGGACGTCCACGGCGACCCAAACACCCCGGTGTTCAAGGCGCTCCAGGGTGAGCCGGTCGTGTTCCGCGCGAGTCAGGCCGGGACGAAGGCCCGCGGCATCTCGCTGCACCTCTCGGACCACCACTGGCCGCGCTACATGGATACGGAGAACCCGCCGGTCGTCGGCGTCGACGACCGGTTCATCCCCGGCCGCTCGATCGACCTCTACATCGAGGGCGGGGCCGGCGGGACCGCCAACAGCGCGGGCGACTTCCTCTACCGCGAGATGAAGGAGGACCGCCGGACGGAAGGCGGCCTCTGGGGCATCTTCCGCGTGCTCGTCGGCGGGTCGGATCCGACGGTCAAACCGCTCCCGGAGGACGTCGGCGCCTCCACCGCGGCCGACTGA
- a CDS encoding DUF7122 family protein produces the protein MSDPSDGDGDIRENVGHQFDRLPETADDREVEGRPSRRAVLDWWEERFGVPPAVFEDHTFWEKGSGKVWAFAGSVPHPSTIEALGMTLLRVRQEHWKPTTDGVQRFGRHATRNVVHLDREAARRFVAGEDQDVEWDGDWGYLVVTHDIAGGAEPLGVGLYLHGELRSQIPKGRRRVLD, from the coding sequence GTGAGCGACCCGTCCGACGGAGATGGGGACATCCGCGAGAACGTCGGCCACCAGTTCGACCGTCTGCCCGAGACGGCCGACGACCGCGAGGTCGAGGGGCGGCCCTCCCGCCGGGCGGTCCTCGACTGGTGGGAGGAGCGCTTCGGCGTCCCGCCCGCCGTCTTCGAGGACCACACGTTCTGGGAGAAGGGGTCCGGGAAGGTGTGGGCGTTCGCCGGGAGCGTGCCCCACCCGTCGACCATCGAGGCACTCGGGATGACGCTCCTGCGGGTCAGACAGGAACACTGGAAGCCGACGACCGACGGCGTCCAGCGATTCGGACGCCACGCGACGAGGAACGTCGTCCACCTCGACCGGGAGGCGGCACGCCGGTTCGTCGCCGGCGAGGACCAGGACGTCGAGTGGGACGGCGACTGGGGGTACCTCGTCGTGACCCACGACATCGCGGGCGGGGCGGAACCCCTCGGCGTCGGCCTCTACCTCCACGGCGAGTTGCGCTCGCAGATACCGAAGGGGCGACGGCGGGTCCTCGATTGA
- a CDS encoding proteasome assembly chaperone family protein: MAHISIRADVDLDTPTLVEGLPGIGLVGKIAADHLVTTFDMTYYASLHCEGLPQVATYQGESSDLRPPVRLYADESRDLLVLQSDIPVSPGSADDFASCLTNWLVENDVTPLYISGLPSEKENDVPELYGVATGEGEAMLDDAGIVPPRESGLVSGPTGALLYEAGARDLTSVGLIAEASPQFPDPEAARVVLEHGVSPIADVEVETNKLVEQAEEIRDARERLAQRMQQAESDESSQAQPLRMFQ, encoded by the coding sequence ATGGCTCACATCTCCATCAGGGCCGACGTCGACCTCGACACGCCCACGCTGGTCGAGGGACTGCCGGGCATCGGCCTCGTCGGGAAGATCGCCGCCGACCACCTCGTCACCACGTTCGACATGACCTACTACGCGTCGCTCCACTGCGAGGGGCTCCCGCAGGTCGCCACCTATCAGGGGGAGTCATCGGACCTCCGGCCCCCGGTCCGCCTCTACGCGGACGAGTCGCGCGACCTCCTCGTCCTCCAGAGCGACATCCCCGTCTCGCCGGGGAGCGCCGACGACTTCGCCAGTTGCCTCACGAACTGGCTCGTCGAGAACGACGTCACCCCGCTGTACATCAGCGGCCTGCCGAGCGAGAAGGAGAACGACGTGCCGGAACTGTACGGCGTCGCCACGGGCGAGGGCGAGGCCATGCTGGACGACGCCGGCATCGTCCCGCCCCGCGAGAGCGGCCTCGTCAGCGGGCCGACCGGGGCGCTCCTCTACGAGGCGGGGGCGCGCGACCTGACGAGCGTCGGTCTCATCGCCGAGGCCAGTCCGCAGTTCCCCGACCCCGAGGCGGCGCGCGTCGTCCTCGAACACGGCGTCTCCCCCATCGCGGACGTGGAAGTCGAAACCAACAAACTCGTCGAGCAGGCCGAGGAGATACGTGACGCCCGCGAGCGACTCGCTCAGCGGATGCAACAGGCCGAGAGCGACGAGAGTTCGCAGGCACAGCCCCTGCGGATGTTCCAGTAG
- a CDS encoding type I 3-dehydroquinate dehydratase: MDFEEFVLAASTGDLAAEPAAREHADAVEFRMDLADAPLEALVEYDGELPVLATNRVEWEGGEADDAPERLEDLRVAVEHPRVEAVDLELSAIAGDDDDPLRTIAHAREHGAKVVVSIHDFEETPARQEMARLLDQALEFGDVGKLAVTADSPDDVLRLLAVTRGKENAGDPVATMAMGEAGRHSRAVAPLYGSRIGYAPVDPAEATAPGQYDLATLRDLVERLS, encoded by the coding sequence ATGGACTTCGAGGAGTTCGTGCTCGCGGCGAGCACGGGGGACCTCGCGGCGGAACCCGCCGCCCGCGAACACGCCGATGCCGTCGAGTTCCGGATGGACCTCGCCGACGCGCCGCTGGAAGCGCTCGTGGAGTACGACGGGGAGCTACCGGTTCTGGCGACGAACCGCGTCGAGTGGGAGGGCGGGGAGGCCGACGACGCCCCCGAGCGACTGGAGGACCTCCGCGTCGCGGTCGAACACCCCCGCGTCGAGGCCGTCGACCTCGAACTGTCGGCCATCGCGGGCGACGACGACGACCCGCTCCGGACCATCGCCCACGCCCGCGAACACGGCGCGAAGGTCGTCGTCTCGATACACGACTTCGAGGAGACGCCCGCCAGACAGGAGATGGCTCGCCTGCTCGACCAGGCGCTGGAGTTCGGCGACGTGGGGAAACTCGCGGTCACGGCCGACTCGCCGGACGACGTCCTCCGCCTGCTGGCGGTGACGCGCGGCAAGGAGAACGCGGGCGACCCCGTCGCCACGATGGCGATGGGAGAGGCGGGGCGACACTCGCGGGCCGTCGCGCCCCTCTACGGGTCGCGCATCGGCTACGCGCCCGTCGACCCCGCCGAGGCCACCGCGCCCGGCCAGTACGACCTCGCGACGCTCAGGGACCTCGTCGAGCGCCTGTCGTAG
- a CDS encoding DNA-methyltransferase — protein MQTAHAVHIADAREMALPEGSVDLVVTSPPYPMISMWDDLFRDLDPAVGDALDAGDGERAFSLMHDCLAPVWDGVVDALAPGGLVCVNVGDATRSLGEFELFPNHVELTRRLRDRGLSQLPGLQWRKPVNRATKFMGSGMLPPNAYPTLEHEHLLVFRKGGPRQMEPGADERYEAAYFWEERNEWFSDLWEFGGVGQRLGDGEGALSPETRERSGAFPLRLPLRLIRMFSTYGDRVLDPFWGTGTTTLAAMLAARDSVGYELDADLVGAFDERIADLPERSVDRAVARLERHVAFAEGREDLSYEAEHYDFPVMTRQERRIRPRVVEAVESTEAGYACEHAPVEF, from the coding sequence ATGCAGACCGCGCACGCCGTCCACATCGCCGACGCGCGCGAGATGGCCCTCCCCGAGGGGTCGGTCGACCTCGTGGTCACCTCCCCGCCCTACCCCATGATTTCGATGTGGGACGACCTCTTCCGTGACCTCGACCCCGCGGTCGGCGACGCCCTCGACGCGGGGGACGGCGAACGCGCGTTCTCGCTGATGCACGACTGCCTCGCGCCCGTGTGGGACGGCGTGGTCGACGCCCTCGCGCCCGGCGGTCTCGTCTGTGTCAACGTGGGCGACGCGACACGCTCGCTGGGGGAGTTCGAACTGTTCCCGAACCACGTCGAACTGACGCGACGACTGCGCGACCGGGGCCTCTCGCAGTTGCCGGGCCTCCAGTGGCGAAAGCCGGTCAACCGCGCGACGAAGTTCATGGGGTCGGGGATGCTCCCGCCGAACGCCTACCCGACGCTCGAACACGAACACCTGCTGGTGTTCCGGAAGGGCGGTCCCCGGCAGATGGAACCCGGCGCGGACGAGCGCTACGAGGCGGCGTACTTCTGGGAGGAACGCAACGAGTGGTTCTCGGACCTCTGGGAGTTCGGCGGCGTCGGCCAGCGTCTGGGCGACGGCGAGGGTGCGCTCTCCCCGGAGACCCGCGAGCGCTCCGGGGCGTTCCCCCTCCGACTGCCCCTCCGCCTGATTCGGATGTTCTCGACGTACGGCGACCGGGTCCTCGACCCGTTCTGGGGGACGGGGACGACGACGCTGGCGGCGATGCTCGCCGCCCGCGACTCCGTCGGCTACGAACTCGACGCCGACCTCGTGGGGGCGTTCGACGAGCGAATCGCGGACCTCCCCGAGCGCTCGGTCGACCGTGCCGTCGCCCGACTGGAGCGTCACGTCGCGTTCGCCGAGGGACGCGAGGACCTCTCCTACGAGGCCGAACACTACGACTTCCCGGTGATGACCAGACAGGAGCGGCGCATCCGCCCGCGGGTCGTCGAGGCAGTCGAGTCCACGGAGGCGGGCTACGCCTGCGAGCACGCCCCGGTCGAGTTTTGA
- a CDS encoding RsmB/NOP family class I SAM-dependent RNA methyltransferase, which translates to MVLERYDPLVDDVAAFRAACERPLPSVVRVNTIKATVERAMRALDDEGEGYEQAEWNPELLRLDTRSPGNTWPYYHGWLYGQEEVSALPARVLDPQPGERVLDPCAAPGSKTTQLAALMDDTGTLVANDSNLGRLSALRSNAERCGVTNLAVTHGDARNFSLKPFDMEAFDRVLVDVPCSCEGTIRKNPDTLDEWSLSHVEGIAGVQRGILERAVQVTREGGTVVYSTCTFAPEENEGVLDWVLDREDCRLVPFETNLETRPGVTEWNGETYDESVEHARRIYPHLNDTGGFFCAKLEVGT; encoded by the coding sequence ATGGTTCTGGAGCGGTACGACCCGCTCGTCGACGACGTGGCGGCCTTCCGCGCGGCCTGCGAGCGGCCGCTCCCGTCGGTGGTCCGGGTCAACACCATCAAGGCCACCGTCGAACGGGCGATGCGGGCGCTGGACGACGAGGGCGAGGGGTACGAGCAGGCCGAGTGGAACCCCGAACTCCTCCGGCTGGACACCCGGTCGCCGGGCAACACGTGGCCGTACTACCACGGCTGGCTGTACGGACAGGAGGAGGTCAGCGCCCTCCCGGCGCGCGTCCTCGACCCGCAACCGGGCGAGCGCGTCCTCGACCCCTGTGCCGCGCCGGGGAGCAAGACCACCCAGCTGGCGGCGCTGATGGACGACACCGGGACGCTCGTCGCCAACGACTCCAACCTCGGGCGACTCTCGGCCCTGCGGTCGAACGCCGAGCGCTGTGGCGTGACGAACCTCGCGGTGACCCACGGCGACGCGCGCAACTTCTCACTCAAACCCTTCGACATGGAGGCGTTCGACCGCGTCCTCGTCGACGTTCCCTGCTCCTGCGAGGGGACGATTCGGAAGAACCCCGACACGCTCGACGAGTGGAGTCTCTCGCACGTCGAGGGCATCGCGGGCGTCCAGCGGGGCATCCTCGAACGGGCCGTGCAGGTCACCCGCGAGGGCGGGACGGTGGTGTACTCGACGTGCACGTTCGCTCCCGAGGAGAACGAGGGCGTCCTCGACTGGGTGCTCGACCGCGAGGACTGCCGACTCGTCCCCTTCGAGACGAACCTCGAGACGCGCCCCGGCGTCACCGAGTGGAACGGCGAGACGTACGACGAGTCGGTCGAACACGCCCGGCGAATCTATCCGCACCTCAACGACACGGGCGGGTTCTTCTGTGCGAAACTGGAGGTGGGAACGTGA
- a CDS encoding zinc ribbon domain-containing protein, with amino-acid sequence MAARRPWLAAVLAVLYPGLGHVYLREWLRALLWFLLALSTAMLVVPDSAVQGGGLEAILEAQATLPPVAMAALIGVTLFSVVDAYWLASRGGTPSVGGREGETDDEGNVRCPNCRRTVDGEEYGFCPWCAAELEPTGGAAPEGDGDGGAGTNP; translated from the coding sequence ATGGCCGCCCGACGACCCTGGCTCGCCGCCGTCTTGGCCGTCCTCTACCCGGGACTGGGCCACGTCTACCTGCGGGAGTGGCTCCGAGCGCTCCTGTGGTTCCTCCTCGCGCTCTCGACCGCCATGCTGGTCGTCCCCGACTCGGCGGTCCAGGGCGGCGGACTGGAGGCGATTCTCGAGGCGCAGGCGACCCTCCCGCCGGTGGCGATGGCCGCCCTCATCGGCGTGACGCTGTTCAGCGTCGTCGACGCCTACTGGCTCGCCAGTCGCGGCGGGACGCCGAGCGTCGGCGGGCGCGAGGGGGAGACGGACGACGAGGGGAACGTCCGCTGTCCGAACTGTCGGCGGACGGTCGACGGCGAGGAGTACGGCTTCTGTCCGTGGTGTGCCGCCGAACTCGAACCGACCGGCGGGGCCGCCCCCGAGGGAGACGGGGACGGCGGCGCGGGGACCAACCCCTGA